One genomic window of Candidatus Nitrospira inopinata includes the following:
- the atpD gene encoding F0F1 ATP synthase subunit beta, with amino-acid sequence MSTGKVVQVIGPVVDVEFPPGKLPNIYNALKVEQAEDKAAGRPAIRLTLEVAQHLGENRVRGVAMSSTDGLTRGMEVHDTGAPISVPVGRETLGRLINVLGEPVDEKGPIKAKKTYPIHRPAPKLEDQETKTEVLETGIKVVDLLEPYSKGGKVGLFGGAGVGKTVIIMELINNIALHHGGFSVFAGVGERTREGNDLWHEMQESKVIDPDDFTKSKAALVYGQMNEPPGARLRVALTGLAVAEFFRDEENQDVLLFVDNIFRFTQAGSEVSALLGRMPSAVGYQPNLSTEMGALQERITSTKRGSITSVQAIYVPADDLTDPAPATAFAHLDATTVLSRSLAELGIYPAVDPLDSTSRILDPQIIGEEHYKVARGVQSVLQRYKDLQDIIAILGMDELSEDDKMVVARARKIQRFLSQPFHVAEAFTGTPGKYVKLKDTVRSFKEILDGKYDHLPEQAFYMVGPIEEAVAKAEKMGVKV; translated from the coding sequence ATGAGCACAGGTAAGGTTGTCCAAGTCATCGGTCCGGTGGTGGACGTGGAATTTCCTCCGGGGAAATTGCCGAACATCTATAATGCGCTGAAGGTGGAACAGGCGGAGGACAAGGCCGCCGGAAGGCCGGCCATCCGATTGACGCTCGAAGTCGCTCAGCACTTGGGGGAGAATCGTGTGCGAGGAGTAGCCATGTCGTCGACGGACGGCCTGACGCGAGGCATGGAGGTTCACGATACGGGCGCTCCCATCTCCGTTCCGGTCGGACGTGAAACGCTGGGGCGGCTGATTAATGTCCTCGGTGAACCGGTGGACGAGAAGGGGCCGATCAAAGCCAAGAAGACCTATCCGATTCACCGTCCCGCGCCGAAGCTCGAAGATCAAGAAACCAAGACCGAGGTGCTGGAAACCGGCATCAAGGTCGTGGACTTGCTCGAACCCTACAGCAAGGGGGGCAAGGTCGGTCTGTTCGGCGGCGCCGGGGTGGGCAAGACCGTCATCATCATGGAGCTCATCAACAACATCGCTCTCCATCACGGAGGATTTTCGGTGTTTGCCGGCGTGGGAGAGCGGACGCGCGAAGGCAATGACCTCTGGCATGAAATGCAAGAGTCCAAGGTCATCGATCCGGATGATTTTACCAAGTCGAAAGCCGCGCTCGTCTATGGCCAGATGAATGAGCCGCCCGGTGCCCGTCTGCGGGTTGCGTTGACCGGTTTGGCCGTCGCGGAGTTTTTCCGAGACGAGGAAAACCAAGACGTGCTGCTGTTCGTGGACAATATCTTTCGATTCACGCAGGCCGGTTCCGAGGTGTCGGCATTGTTGGGCCGTATGCCGTCCGCGGTGGGCTATCAGCCGAACCTCTCGACGGAAATGGGCGCCCTGCAAGAGCGGATTACGTCCACCAAACGCGGATCAATCACCTCGGTCCAGGCCATTTACGTGCCGGCCGACGACTTGACGGATCCGGCTCCCGCGACGGCGTTCGCGCACTTGGACGCGACGACCGTGCTCTCGCGGTCGCTGGCCGAGCTGGGTATTTATCCCGCAGTCGATCCTCTTGACTCGACGTCTCGTATTCTCGACCCCCAAATCATCGGGGAGGAACATTATAAAGTGGCTCGCGGCGTTCAGTCCGTCCTGCAACGCTATAAGGATTTGCAGGACATCATCGCGATCTTGGGTATGGATGAGTTATCCGAGGACGACAAAATGGTCGTCGCCCGCGCGAGAAAAATTCAGCGGTTCCTCTCGCAGCCGTTTCACGTCGCCGAAGCCTTCACCGGCACGCCGGGCAAGTACGTCAAGTTGAAAGACACGGTCCGTAGTTTCAAGGAAATCCTGGACGGGAAGTACGATCATCTGCCGGAACAGGCTTTCTACATGGTCGGTCCGATCGAGGAAGCGGTCGCCAAAGCGGAAAAAATGGGAGTGAAGGTGTAA
- a CDS encoding F0F1 ATP synthase subunit epsilon → MAGKFLLEVVTPEKLLLSQQVDEVIAPGLEGDFGVLPGHCHFLSMLRIGELRYRVGEQINHMAVLWGYAEVTPTRVTVMAEIAEKAEDIDVERATAKVEEAERRLKQGGLPSDVKEAQISLEKARLRKKIAERARKVAHA, encoded by the coding sequence ATGGCTGGGAAATTCCTCTTGGAAGTCGTCACGCCGGAGAAGCTGTTGCTGAGCCAGCAGGTGGACGAGGTCATCGCGCCGGGTCTGGAAGGCGACTTCGGGGTCCTGCCGGGTCATTGTCATTTCCTCTCGATGTTGCGGATCGGGGAACTGCGGTATCGCGTCGGTGAGCAAATCAACCATATGGCCGTGCTTTGGGGGTATGCCGAGGTGACGCCGACCAGGGTGACCGTCATGGCCGAGATCGCCGAGAAGGCCGAAGACATCGACGTGGAACGCGCCACGGCCAAAGTGGAAGAAGCGGAACGTCGGCTCAAGCAAGGAGGCCTGCCGTCCGACGTCAAGGAAGCTCAAATCAGCCTCGAAAAAGCCCGTCTGCGAAAAAAAATCGCGGAGCGGGCACGGAAGGTCGCCCACGCCTAA
- a CDS encoding RluA family pseudouridine synthase gives MITEFVITPGEQPKRLDVFLVNRERAISRSALQRLIELGRIRVNNAAVKPSHKIKPGDTITMDIPKPEPLELKGEAIPLEVLYEDEAVLVLNKPAGIVVHPAPGNWTGTLVNALLHHFDASGGTLSTVGGKERPGLVHRLDKETSGIMVVAKTDHAHRHLAAQFQRHTIIRVYEALVWGVPKKNRGVITLAIGRDVKERKKISSRTSRPKESITEYRVERRFGNLAAHLLLYPQTGRTHQLRVHLQSLGHPILGDQTYGGAKVKMIGPLAVPRVMLHAKTLGFHHPLTGDLREFTRGYPTDMGAMAEELERLARGG, from the coding sequence GTGATCACGGAGTTTGTTATCACGCCCGGCGAGCAACCCAAACGGCTCGACGTCTTTCTTGTCAACCGCGAGCGAGCCATCTCCCGGTCCGCCTTGCAGCGACTGATCGAACTCGGTCGCATCCGAGTCAACAACGCCGCGGTGAAGCCGAGCCACAAAATCAAACCGGGCGATACCATTACCATGGATATCCCCAAACCGGAACCGCTGGAGCTCAAAGGAGAAGCCATCCCGCTCGAGGTGCTGTATGAGGATGAAGCCGTTCTGGTCCTCAATAAACCAGCGGGGATTGTCGTGCATCCGGCCCCTGGGAACTGGACGGGAACGTTGGTCAACGCGCTGTTACACCATTTCGACGCTTCGGGCGGCACCCTCTCCACCGTTGGGGGGAAGGAGCGGCCCGGGCTGGTTCATCGTCTTGACAAGGAAACATCGGGGATCATGGTCGTCGCGAAAACGGACCATGCGCACAGACATCTGGCCGCGCAATTTCAGCGCCACACGATCATCCGCGTGTATGAAGCCTTGGTGTGGGGAGTCCCGAAGAAAAACCGCGGGGTGATTACCCTGGCGATCGGGCGGGACGTCAAAGAGCGAAAAAAAATCTCCTCAAGAACTTCGCGGCCCAAGGAATCGATCACGGAGTACCGAGTCGAGCGACGCTTCGGCAACCTGGCAGCCCATCTTCTGCTCTATCCTCAAACGGGCCGAACCCATCAATTGCGGGTTCACTTGCAGTCTCTGGGGCATCCGATTCTGGGCGATCAGACGTATGGCGGCGCCAAAGTCAAAATGATCGGACCGCTCGCCGTTCCGCGCGTCATGCTCCACGCGAAAACTCTTGGATTTCACCATCCCCTGACGGGAGATCTCAGAGAGTTTACTCGTGGATATCCAACCGACATGGGAGCCATGGCCGAAGAGTTGGAGCGACTCGCGCGGGGCGGCTAA
- a CDS encoding GNAT family N-acetyltransferase encodes MRATLKPAILYSDDTPPKADQLLGLFHQAPWAQDRTAEETEEMLRHTDLAVCAWDRERLVGFGRVLTDFVYRATIWDVIVDQAYQKQGIGSEIVRRILNHPRLQRVELFWLCTRRPGFYEKLGFSSKEQTGMVWARNTQARRE; translated from the coding sequence ATGCGAGCCACCCTCAAGCCCGCCATTCTCTATTCGGACGATACCCCGCCCAAGGCGGATCAACTGCTCGGTCTCTTCCATCAGGCTCCCTGGGCCCAGGATCGGACGGCCGAAGAAACGGAGGAGATGCTTCGTCACACCGATCTCGCCGTCTGCGCGTGGGACCGCGAACGCTTGGTCGGATTCGGCCGTGTCTTGACGGATTTTGTTTATCGAGCGACGATCTGGGACGTGATCGTCGATCAGGCTTATCAAAAACAAGGAATCGGCTCGGAAATCGTTCGACGAATCCTGAATCATCCGCGATTGCAGAGGGTCGAGCTCTTTTGGCTGTGCACGAGGCGCCCCGGTTTCTACGAAAAACTGGGTTTCAGCTCCAAGGAGCAAACCGGGATGGTCTGGGCCAGAAACACCCAGGCTCGCCGGGAGTGA
- a CDS encoding outer membrane beta-barrel protein has protein sequence MRVERQLSWLVAFLCVIVVSVLAPSGRLLAAEDLQSFGGIQPKTWVLGARAGFAVPTQSLSHDVVGIAGFDRGSADIGPLVNVQALYSLNRWFLVGLMVEWERHGVDAENRRLSLDVGSQHTVSVLPTIELRPVKLGSVVPYVNMSFGVNVNGFSEAVPIEISPSNTFAWRLGWGVDYLVSRHLAVNAEWAYKRNDGHAHVDDRFRINDWNLSSFGFLFGVKAFF, from the coding sequence ATGAGAGTCGAACGTCAACTGTCATGGCTTGTGGCGTTCCTGTGCGTCATCGTGGTGAGCGTGCTGGCTCCGAGCGGGCGGCTTCTGGCCGCCGAGGACCTTCAATCGTTTGGAGGGATCCAGCCGAAGACGTGGGTCCTGGGGGCTCGAGCCGGATTCGCCGTCCCCACACAATCCCTTTCACACGACGTGGTCGGCATCGCGGGCTTTGACAGAGGCTCCGCCGACATCGGCCCGCTCGTCAATGTTCAGGCCCTCTACAGCCTGAACCGTTGGTTTTTGGTGGGCCTCATGGTGGAGTGGGAACGACACGGCGTTGATGCCGAGAATCGACGGTTATCCTTGGATGTGGGAAGTCAACATACCGTATCGGTACTTCCAACCATCGAGCTGCGTCCCGTTAAACTGGGATCGGTCGTCCCCTATGTCAACATGAGTTTTGGCGTAAACGTGAACGGTTTCAGCGAGGCAGTTCCTATCGAGATCAGCCCCAGCAATACGTTTGCCTGGAGGCTGGGATGGGGTGTGGATTATCTGGTGAGCAGACACCTGGCGGTCAACGCCGAGTGGGCCTACAAACGAAACGACGGTCACGCACATGTTGATGACCGCTTTCGGATCAACGATTGGAACCTGTCGTCTTTCGGATTTCTCTTCGGCGTGAAGGCCTTCTTTTAG
- a CDS encoding metal ABC transporter permease, giving the protein MLDLFAYDFMQRSLLAAAMVGGLCSLIGVFVVLRGLAFVGAGTSHAAFAGVTLGYLIGWPPLLLAVAFGVATVWITGWLEEQGRMKLDVSIGILYTATMALAIVFIGLMKTYNAEVYGYLFGSVLSVTGEELFLIGGLAALVLGLLIAFWKELLFIAFDQEMAEASGVPARRIFFLLLTLVALTVVVALKTVGAILVFAMILIPASTAYQLTHSLTALTLYSVIIGTATALTGVVVSTVWDLPSGPSIVLLATAVFFFSLVISPKRLRIRSGHPR; this is encoded by the coding sequence ATGTTGGACCTGTTCGCGTACGATTTCATGCAGCGATCTCTTTTGGCTGCGGCGATGGTGGGAGGCCTGTGCTCGCTGATCGGCGTCTTCGTCGTGCTGCGCGGTCTGGCGTTCGTGGGAGCCGGAACCTCACACGCGGCGTTCGCCGGCGTGACCCTGGGATATCTCATTGGATGGCCTCCCCTCTTGTTGGCCGTCGCGTTCGGCGTGGCGACCGTCTGGATCACGGGCTGGCTCGAGGAACAGGGCCGGATGAAACTGGACGTCTCAATCGGCATTCTGTACACGGCCACCATGGCGCTGGCCATCGTGTTCATCGGCCTGATGAAGACCTATAACGCCGAAGTGTACGGCTATTTGTTCGGCAGCGTGCTCTCGGTGACCGGCGAAGAATTGTTCCTCATCGGAGGGTTGGCCGCGCTGGTGCTCGGCCTTTTGATCGCCTTCTGGAAAGAATTGCTTTTCATCGCGTTCGATCAAGAGATGGCGGAAGCGTCTGGCGTTCCGGCGCGCCGAATTTTTTTCCTCCTGTTGACGCTGGTGGCGCTCACCGTCGTGGTCGCGCTGAAAACCGTCGGGGCCATCTTGGTGTTCGCCATGATCCTCATCCCCGCTTCAACGGCCTATCAACTCACGCACAGTCTGACGGCCCTGACCCTGTACTCGGTGATCATCGGAACGGCGACGGCCTTGACCGGCGTGGTGGTCTCGACGGTCTGGGATCTTCCATCGGGACCATCGATTGTGCTGCTGGCGACGGCGGTGTTTTTTTTCTCGCTCGTGATTTCACCCAAAAGGTTGCGAATCCGTTCCGGCCATCCCCGCTGA
- a CDS encoding metal ABC transporter ATP-binding protein has translation MTALEDITLSIEAGEFVGVIGPNGSGKTTLCRAVLGLLAPIKGQLHIFDCACQELRCHHRAKIGYLPQKGVVDRDFPVTVFETVMMGRYGALGLFHRPGPEDRRIALESLALVAMERYKDTALGHLSGGQQQRVFIARALAQQPKVLLLDEPTTGLDLPMQHNVIELIQHLHETLGLTVLLITHDINMIRSRVDRLVLLKTRLHAAGPPADVLKPNILEPVYGKGLVISDKDLVIVEDYHHSH, from the coding sequence GTGACGGCGCTCGAAGACATCACCCTTTCCATCGAAGCCGGTGAGTTCGTCGGCGTCATCGGCCCGAACGGCTCCGGCAAGACCACCCTGTGCCGGGCGGTGCTCGGACTTCTTGCGCCGATCAAAGGGCAGCTCCATATCTTCGATTGCGCCTGCCAAGAACTCCGATGCCACCACCGGGCGAAGATCGGTTATCTTCCTCAGAAAGGCGTCGTGGATCGTGACTTTCCGGTCACCGTCTTCGAGACGGTGATGATGGGCCGATACGGCGCGTTGGGTTTGTTTCACCGTCCCGGACCAGAGGACCGCCGGATCGCCTTGGAGTCGCTGGCTCTCGTCGCCATGGAACGGTATAAGGACACCGCGTTGGGTCATTTGTCGGGAGGCCAACAGCAACGCGTGTTCATCGCGAGGGCCTTGGCTCAACAACCGAAGGTCCTCCTGCTGGATGAACCCACGACGGGGCTGGATCTTCCCATGCAGCATAACGTCATCGAGCTGATTCAACACCTGCACGAGACGTTGGGATTGACGGTGCTGCTGATTACGCACGACATCAATATGATCCGGTCGCGGGTGGACCGTCTCGTCCTCCTCAAAACCCGCCTGCACGCGGCGGGTCCCCCCGCCGATGTTCTCAAACCGAACATCCTCGAACCGGTCTATGGGAAAGGCCTGGTCATTTCCGACAAGGACCTGGTCATTGTCGAGGACTATCATCATTCCCACTGA
- a CDS encoding metal ABC transporter substrate-binding protein: MSRVRHQRLPLSFLIAFFLVGSAGGTSVARAQDPVEIVVTIPVLKDLTEQVGRSHVHVKSLLTGLENEHTYSPKPTDLVAVRKARLLFEIGLGLEVWVASLVKNAGSPSLRVVTTSQGVPLIHDDSDDRHDARHGNGEPLSQGNPHIWMDPDNVGIMLRHITDALIEVDPLHADEYRRNLAVYREQVDRLRGDLLDRVGRLADRRIVAHHPAWPYLAKRFGFEIAATIQIHSGTEPSALQLQNLIGKMRKDRLKVIASEIQLSQRIPNLLSKETGASVVVLTTLPGGLPGTESYLDMLRYNVLKLADALER; the protein is encoded by the coding sequence ATGTCGCGGGTTCGGCATCAGCGATTACCGCTTTCTTTTCTCATTGCATTCTTTCTGGTCGGATCGGCGGGCGGAACTTCGGTCGCGAGGGCTCAGGACCCCGTCGAGATCGTGGTGACCATTCCCGTGCTGAAAGATCTGACCGAGCAAGTCGGACGTTCCCACGTTCACGTGAAATCGCTGCTCACCGGGTTGGAAAATGAACACACGTACTCGCCCAAGCCCACGGACTTGGTCGCGGTGCGCAAAGCGAGGCTGTTGTTCGAAATCGGCCTCGGCCTCGAAGTGTGGGTCGCCTCGCTGGTGAAAAACGCGGGGAGCCCGTCCCTGCGAGTCGTCACCACTTCGCAGGGAGTCCCCTTGATCCATGATGATTCGGATGACCGCCACGATGCGCGGCACGGAAACGGCGAGCCCCTTTCGCAGGGGAATCCCCACATCTGGATGGATCCTGACAACGTCGGAATCATGCTGCGGCACATCACCGACGCCTTGATCGAGGTCGATCCCCTCCATGCGGACGAATACCGGCGGAATCTTGCCGTCTATCGTGAGCAGGTGGACCGGCTTCGAGGCGACCTCTTGGATCGCGTCGGCCGACTGGCGGACCGGCGCATCGTCGCGCACCATCCCGCGTGGCCGTATCTGGCCAAGCGGTTCGGGTTTGAGATCGCGGCGACGATTCAAATTCACTCGGGAACGGAACCGTCCGCCCTTCAATTACAGAATCTGATCGGCAAGATGAGAAAAGATCGGCTGAAAGTCATCGCTTCCGAAATTCAGTTGAGTCAGCGGATCCCCAACCTCCTCTCAAAAGAAACGGGCGCGAGCGTCGTCGTCCTGACCACTCTGCCCGGAGGCTTGCCGGGGACCGAGTCGTACCTCGACATGCTCCGCTACAATGTGCTGAAATTGGCCGACGCCCTGGAGCGGTAG
- a CDS encoding anhydro-N-acetylmuramic acid kinase, whose amino-acid sequence MNVVGLMSGTSGDGVDAALVEIRRGKPGLRVKMIAFHPLPYPRSLQQRILATSVSGTVAEVCHLNVLLGEWFANAALGVIRAASLQPKDVDLIGSHGQTVHHLPYGIKDAGVGAVRSTLQIAEPAVIAERTGITTIADFRPRDMAAGGQGAPLTPAVHALLFRHSRRARLIVNLGGISNVTYLPRGSGYDGIVAFDTGPANMVLDGLMAWSTNGRMAMDREGRSAFRGRVDGRLLAKLLAHPYLSQPPPKSTGREVFGAKMIDELTTMPQAQRLTIEDLLATCSRWTAEAVGTVRRWITGGIDEVIVGGGGVRNRAIMHHLADVFAPTPVAPFESYGWDSKAFEAVAFAVLGYQTATDQCGNVPSVTGAAHPRLLGCIVPNGPGWMERLRSRADKK is encoded by the coding sequence GTGAACGTTGTCGGGCTGATGTCGGGGACCTCCGGTGACGGAGTCGATGCGGCGTTGGTGGAAATACGGCGAGGGAAGCCCGGACTTCGCGTCAAAATGATCGCGTTTCACCCGCTTCCGTACCCGAGATCGCTCCAGCAACGGATTTTGGCGACCTCGGTCTCGGGGACCGTGGCGGAGGTGTGCCATCTTAACGTGCTGTTGGGAGAATGGTTCGCCAACGCGGCGTTGGGAGTGATCCGCGCCGCGTCGTTGCAGCCGAAAGACGTCGACCTGATCGGATCGCACGGCCAGACCGTGCATCACCTTCCGTACGGGATCAAAGACGCGGGAGTCGGAGCCGTGCGCTCGACCCTTCAAATCGCGGAGCCCGCCGTCATCGCGGAACGGACCGGTATCACCACCATCGCCGATTTTCGACCCCGTGACATGGCCGCCGGCGGGCAGGGGGCGCCGCTGACGCCGGCGGTCCATGCGCTGCTGTTCCGGCATTCCCGTCGGGCTCGACTGATCGTCAACTTGGGCGGTATCAGCAACGTCACCTATTTGCCGCGCGGATCGGGGTATGACGGAATCGTCGCGTTCGATACCGGTCCGGCCAACATGGTGCTGGACGGGCTCATGGCATGGAGCACCAACGGACGGATGGCGATGGACCGCGAGGGGCGATCGGCTTTCCGAGGGCGGGTCGACGGCAGATTGCTGGCCAAGCTGCTGGCTCATCCCTATCTGTCCCAGCCGCCACCCAAATCCACCGGACGGGAAGTGTTCGGAGCCAAGATGATCGACGAATTGACGACGATGCCGCAGGCGCAGCGGTTGACGATCGAGGATCTGCTGGCGACGTGCAGCCGCTGGACCGCGGAAGCGGTCGGAACGGTTCGGCGGTGGATTACGGGGGGAATCGACGAAGTCATCGTCGGCGGGGGAGGCGTGCGCAATCGAGCCATCATGCATCATCTCGCCGACGTGTTTGCGCCGACGCCGGTGGCGCCGTTCGAATCGTACGGATGGGACAGCAAGGCCTTCGAAGCGGTGGCTTTTGCCGTCTTGGGCTATCAAACGGCCACGGACCAATGTGGGAACGTGCCGTCGGTGACCGGCGCGGCGCATCCCCGTTTGTTGGGCTGCATCGTTCCCAACGGACCGGGATGGATGGAACGTCTGCGATCCCGAGCCGACAAGAAGTGA
- a CDS encoding DUF2726 domain-containing protein, with the protein MKDLVIGGAAAAVVILWWLVARSKTSEGSAADFTLPAKAVVTARPLLTDEESSFYNRLQIATQDRYLIFAHVPLWSFVSVDASGKHRTRILKRLVLTQVDFALVHPGSRHVEQVVLLQGEPSDTTQNDRHRVVESVMAAAGIRVAKARSTRSYTIPELIDLLGLSEEEPAS; encoded by the coding sequence ATGAAGGATCTCGTCATAGGGGGAGCGGCGGCGGCTGTCGTCATTTTGTGGTGGCTTGTCGCCAGATCGAAGACGTCGGAGGGCTCGGCGGCCGATTTTACGTTGCCGGCCAAGGCGGTCGTCACCGCACGGCCCTTGCTGACGGACGAGGAGAGTTCGTTCTACAACCGATTGCAGATTGCGACTCAAGACCGCTATCTCATTTTTGCCCACGTTCCTCTCTGGTCGTTTGTATCCGTCGATGCGTCGGGAAAACATCGAACCCGGATTCTCAAGCGGCTGGTGTTGACGCAGGTCGATTTTGCGCTGGTGCATCCGGGATCGCGGCATGTGGAGCAAGTCGTGCTGCTCCAAGGGGAGCCTTCCGATACGACTCAGAACGATCGCCACCGCGTCGTGGAGTCGGTCATGGCCGCCGCGGGCATCAGGGTGGCCAAGGCGCGATCGACTCGCTCGTACACCATCCCCGAACTGATCGATCTCCTGGGGCTATCCGAGGAGGAGCCCGCGTCGTGA
- the ybgF gene encoding tol-pal system protein YbgF produces the protein MAQTMIAIFLLFSIILSTADESLGASGQMRDTSRRLYDRVMEEFKQRDYEAALAGFRFFIELHGQSSLAANAQYWIGECQFRMRRYKDALDSFYNVLMYYPLSPKLPASTLKLGQIYAKLGDHEKARMMFDRVIDQYPGSSEAELAQKAVETTIKSEQGPQESD, from the coding sequence ATGGCACAGACGATGATCGCAATTTTCTTGTTGTTCTCTATCATCCTGTCAACGGCCGATGAGTCCCTTGGGGCCTCCGGCCAAATGCGCGACACGTCGCGACGCCTGTACGATCGCGTCATGGAGGAATTCAAGCAACGGGATTATGAAGCGGCGCTGGCTGGGTTTCGGTTCTTCATCGAGCTGCACGGCCAATCCTCGTTGGCCGCCAATGCTCAATACTGGATCGGTGAATGCCAGTTTCGAATGCGTCGATACAAGGACGCATTGGATTCATTCTACAACGTCCTCATGTATTACCCGCTCAGCCCGAAACTGCCCGCTTCGACGCTCAAGCTCGGGCAAATCTATGCAAAATTGGGCGACCATGAAAAGGCTCGCATGATGTTCGATCGGGTCATCGATCAATATCCCGGCAGTTCGGAAGCGGAGCTGGCACAGAAGGCCGTTGAGACGACCATCAAGTCCGAACAGGGCCCGCAAGAATCCGACTAG
- a CDS encoding GGDEF domain-containing response regulator — protein sequence MLKILLIEDNETDALLTQDILAEWSVGSFDVTHVVRLDEAIDRLARDRFDAVLLDLSLPDGYGLASLGQIQAANPRIPIIVLSGLSDQALALQAVQSGAQDYLVKGRNQGELLARSIRYSIERKRAEERLTYLAQYDQLTGLVNRTLFRDRLLHAMARSKRLRQSLGLMLLDLDQFKTVNDTLGHEAGDHVLKTAADRIKACVREADTVARMGGDEFTIILESLSHEDDIIHVAERITKSIAEPFLLESGRASIGVSIGITVYPLDDHDIDDLLRHADAAMYRAKQLGGNSFQFHVTARSFSPALRVKPL from the coding sequence ATGCTCAAGATTTTGCTGATCGAGGACAACGAAACGGACGCCCTGTTGACCCAAGACATCTTGGCCGAATGGAGCGTCGGGTCATTTGACGTCACGCACGTGGTGCGCTTGGACGAAGCCATCGACCGACTCGCCCGCGATCGCTTCGACGCCGTTCTGTTGGACCTTTCTCTTCCGGATGGATACGGACTCGCCTCTCTCGGACAGATCCAAGCGGCGAACCCCAGAATTCCGATCATCGTCCTCAGCGGGCTGAGCGATCAAGCCTTGGCTCTTCAAGCCGTTCAATCCGGCGCGCAAGACTATCTCGTCAAAGGGCGGAACCAAGGCGAATTGCTGGCGCGCTCGATCCGCTACTCCATCGAGCGGAAGCGGGCCGAAGAACGGTTGACCTACTTGGCTCAGTACGACCAGTTGACGGGCCTCGTCAATCGCACGCTGTTCCGCGACCGGTTGCTTCACGCGATGGCGCGAAGCAAACGACTTCGGCAATCGCTGGGGCTCATGCTGCTCGATCTTGATCAATTCAAGACCGTCAACGATACGTTGGGACACGAGGCGGGCGATCATGTTTTGAAAACCGCCGCCGATCGGATCAAAGCATGCGTGCGCGAAGCGGACACGGTCGCGCGCATGGGCGGCGATGAATTCACGATCATCCTGGAAAGCCTTTCTCATGAAGACGATATCATTCACGTCGCCGAGCGGATCACCAAGTCAATAGCCGAGCCGTTTCTTCTCGAATCGGGACGGGCCTCCATCGGGGTCAGCATCGGCATTACCGTCTATCCGCTGGACGATCATGACATCGACGATCTCCTGCGACACGCGGACGCCGCGATGTACCGAGCCAAACAACTGGGGGGAAACTCTTTTCAGTTTCACGTGACCGCCCGCTCTTTTTCACCCGCTCTTCGCGTCAAGCCGCTCTAA
- the rsmA gene encoding 16S rRNA (adenine(1518)-N(6)/adenine(1519)-N(6))-dimethyltransferase RsmA — MERSAPPVPIKRLGQHFLIDPNIVRKIVSLAALTPKDSVLEIGPGRGILTIELCRVADRVTAIEIDRRLYDYLIERYSDRSNLHLVPADAMAYPFEEMPIGTVVVANLPYYLSTPLLFRLLEHRRRFPRLVLMLQNEVADRLVAKPGTSDYGVLSVMAQYAATIEKSFKVSPRCFRPRPEVESAVVVLQTRETRTLSPEEELRFASLVKASFAHRRKTLVNSLKNQGYPHQAVTTALKSLALPLDIRAETLSIEQFIELTRLLPAP, encoded by the coding sequence GTGGAGAGAAGCGCACCGCCCGTCCCCATCAAGCGCCTGGGCCAACATTTTCTGATCGATCCCAACATCGTCCGTAAAATCGTCTCGCTGGCGGCCCTCACCCCCAAGGATTCGGTGCTGGAGATCGGACCGGGCCGAGGAATTCTCACCATCGAACTGTGCCGAGTTGCGGATCGCGTAACGGCGATTGAGATCGACCGTCGCCTCTATGATTACCTGATCGAACGGTATTCCGATCGTTCCAACCTTCACCTTGTGCCGGCGGATGCGATGGCCTATCCGTTTGAGGAGATGCCGATCGGTACGGTGGTGGTGGCGAATCTGCCCTACTATCTGTCGACGCCGCTCTTGTTCAGATTGCTGGAGCACCGGCGGCGGTTCCCCCGACTGGTGCTCATGCTGCAGAACGAAGTGGCGGACCGTTTGGTTGCGAAGCCCGGGACGTCCGATTACGGCGTCTTGTCGGTCATGGCTCAGTACGCGGCGACCATCGAGAAATCGTTCAAGGTGTCGCCTCGATGTTTTCGTCCCCGGCCGGAAGTGGAATCGGCCGTCGTCGTCCTGCAGACAAGAGAAACGCGGACCCTCTCGCCGGAAGAGGAACTCCGGTTCGCCTCCTTAGTCAAAGCCTCCTTTGCCCATCGACGAAAAACCCTCGTCAATTCCCTTAAAAACCAAGGATACCCTCATCAAGCCGTAACAACGGCACTCAAAAGCCTGGCTCTTCCTTTGGATATTCGTGCCGAAACCCTCTCCATCGAACAGTTCATCGAATTGACCCGTTTGCTCCCTGCTCCATAG